A single region of the Lotus japonicus ecotype B-129 chromosome 4, LjGifu_v1.2 genome encodes:
- the LOC130710696 gene encoding uncharacterized protein LOC130710696, translating into MTRVNDGSQSSTSTYNDATVRRTLYCDCGVLSPLRTSWTEENLGRRFYGCGQYQGRVRRCGFFKWHDPPVNTRQNLMISGLLSQIEILKKKEMFLIRCLGLCVIVIVLLIIVIGIMVIKA; encoded by the exons ATGACAAGAGTTAACGATGGGAGCCAATCTTCGACAAGCACTTACAATGATGCCACTGTTCGTAGAACTCTCTACTGTGACTGTGGGGTTTTGTCTCCGTTAAGGACTTCATGGACAGAGGAAAATTTGGGTCGAAGGTTCTATGGGTGTGGACAATACCAG GGTAGGGTAAGGAGGTGTGGGTTCTTCAAATGGCATGATCCTCCTGTAAATACACGCCAGAACTTGATGATTTCTGGATTGCTGAGTCAGATTGAAAtcttgaagaagaaggagatgtTCTTAATTAGGTGTTTAGGGTTGTGTGTTATTGTGATTGTCCTGTTGATCATTGTTATTGGTATCATGGttatcaaagcatga